A section of the Gemmatimonadaceae bacterium genome encodes:
- a CDS encoding NTP transferase domain-containing protein yields the protein MKVIIPLAGKGTRLRPHTHRVPKPMLKVAGRPVMSYVMDDVMKLGGVEQVVYITGHLKEAVEAYARRSYPVPSVFVEQAVQDGTAGAVNLALPYVDAPVLIIFVDTIFDTDLSIINTTDADGIIWVKEVEDYQRFGVVVTDADGHMTRIVEKPSTPISKRANIGLYYIRNWQLLAEGIAHTLQQPANKGEFYLTDAFQYMIEHGAKIRVVDVEGWYDAGKLDTLLETNQAMLETRHLARVPEGFAGATIIPPVYIEDGVTADSATIGPNVSIGKGTTVTGSTIRNSVIGDACIITNSALHDSMLGDTVTVHGFTGALSLGDNSELSAD from the coding sequence ATGAAGGTCATAATTCCGCTGGCCGGGAAGGGGACGCGGCTGCGTCCACACACGCACCGTGTGCCGAAGCCGATGCTCAAGGTCGCGGGACGCCCCGTCATGAGCTACGTGATGGATGACGTGATGAAGCTCGGTGGCGTGGAGCAGGTGGTCTACATCACCGGGCACCTCAAGGAGGCGGTCGAGGCCTACGCCCGCCGCAGCTACCCGGTGCCGAGCGTGTTCGTGGAGCAGGCGGTGCAGGACGGCACCGCCGGCGCCGTCAACCTCGCGCTGCCGTACGTCGACGCGCCGGTGCTGATCATCTTCGTGGACACGATCTTCGACACCGACCTGTCGATCATCAACACCACCGACGCCGACGGCATCATCTGGGTGAAGGAAGTCGAGGACTACCAGCGCTTCGGCGTGGTGGTGACCGATGCGGACGGCCACATGACGCGCATCGTCGAGAAGCCGAGCACGCCGATCTCGAAGCGCGCCAACATCGGCCTGTACTACATCCGCAACTGGCAGCTGCTGGCCGAGGGCATCGCACACACGCTGCAGCAGCCGGCGAACAAGGGCGAGTTCTACCTCACCGACGCGTTCCAGTACATGATCGAGCACGGCGCGAAGATCAGGGTCGTGGACGTCGAGGGCTGGTATGACGCGGGCAAGCTCGACACGCTGCTGGAGACGAACCAGGCGATGCTCGAGACGCGGCACCTCGCGCGCGTGCCCGAGGGCTTCGCCGGTGCGACCATCATCCCGCCGGTCTACATCGAGGATGGCGTCACCGCCGACAGCGCCACCATCGGGCCCAACGTCTCCATCGGCAAGGGCACGACCGTCACCGGCAGCACCATCCGGAACTCGGTGATCGGCGACGCCTGCATCATCACCAACAGCGCCCTGCACGACTCGATGCTCGGCGACACGGTGACGGTGCACGGATTCACCGGCGCGCTGTCACTCGGCGACAACTCCGAGCTCAGCGCGGACTAG
- a CDS encoding YbdD/YjiX family protein, with protein sequence MSHAIVRKWIHVLRTVIGVPDYDRYVRHMRTQHPDEPVMCQAEFAKARLEARYSRPGSRCC encoded by the coding sequence ATGTCACACGCAATCGTCCGGAAGTGGATCCATGTCCTGCGCACCGTGATCGGCGTGCCGGACTACGATCGGTACGTCCGGCACATGCGCACGCAGCATCCTGACGAGCCCGTCATGTGTCAGGCCGAGTTCGCCAAGGCACGACTCGAGGCCAGGTACAGCCGGCCGGGCTCGCGCTGCTGCTGA
- a CDS encoding SusC/RagA family TonB-linked outer membrane protein — protein sequence MMATSAQAQNATAIIEGKVSDGATTRALEAVSVFIDQTRLGALTNAQGTYRIVGVPVTGGSRTVLVRVRALGYTPASKSVSLTAGQTARADFTLSTSAIQLNQVVVTGSGQKTETKRLGNTVAVIAPPANAPVADISNLLTAREPGLVGVLGGGLAGQGASIRIRGNSSLSQSNEPIIFIDGVRMNNGASGGGGGGGATTRLDDIDPNTIERVEVLKGAAAATLYGTEASNGVIQIFTKVGSQGAPRWSFNAEQSAMRFPDRVAANTGFARTQGQADSLTAFYGRTIRPFETISTNVFRDNLTETGMGTTVGANVTGGGNAVTYFASGRVYSEDGPFGGKQLGVASDEIRRIQTSANLTLTPFKNFRMRFNNNYYNIAQKSPETNNNIYGVNSLAYMARPERANCNASANVGDGTCTGPGNMFGNQAFMTVRESMGQINETAVSRYVGSLDMSYNQTTNLTYSATLGYDYTAGRDIGFSRFGYNVDLFTSQTVTGARSVFNDNTRVGTLDAKVAYNRNFGSSWSTATVGGVQVFNTNQKTTSANSQAFPGPGIEVVGAGGTAITNGESLLTTINGGYFGQSQIGWNDWIFGTVGGRYDFSSAFGENSPGVFYPKASLSIVPSDRKSWSSTRLSTLRFRAAWGQSGRQPGAFDKFTTFQPLTSEFGAGLAPQNLGSEDLKPEISTEIEGGFEAGFFDNRLAFEFTAWDRKVRDALVSRQFPTSGGFRNTQLTNIGEISANGLELNVRFFPIRTATSALELFANAAYLKQTLTSLGGAPPIKVGYFRYRGFLKEGDPLGSLYEPLLATACPAGGPATNSANKPIACYNPATEAPINFNGRGTAATQAELLAYFATPRDLLNSGVQSTLQPLLADYQGTGILFEQRNGDVFPDWTGALGGSYRFRKNWKVQTLFEYRTGFQVQNLTDGFRLSQHPSIGSNRAEFTAIHSTLLNPASTPEQRLAAAQLYVTKYRRLLEPGLNQGQDGTFLRLRELAMTYDVSPTLASKLGARTMSITASGRNLLIWTKYPGVDPEVNAIDRSASTLDQNFLTSTEAFGVPVYRRFAFSVNFGF from the coding sequence GTGATGGCGACCTCGGCACAGGCGCAGAACGCCACAGCGATCATTGAAGGGAAGGTCTCGGACGGCGCAACGACGCGCGCCCTGGAGGCGGTCTCGGTCTTCATCGACCAGACGCGTCTGGGCGCGCTCACGAATGCGCAGGGCACCTACCGCATCGTCGGTGTGCCCGTGACGGGTGGGTCACGGACAGTGCTCGTGCGGGTGCGTGCGCTCGGCTATACCCCGGCGTCCAAGTCGGTGTCGCTCACCGCAGGGCAGACCGCCCGCGCGGACTTCACCCTCAGCACCTCGGCGATCCAGCTCAACCAGGTCGTCGTGACCGGGTCTGGCCAGAAGACCGAGACCAAGCGCCTCGGCAACACCGTGGCGGTGATCGCCCCGCCGGCCAATGCGCCGGTGGCCGACATCTCCAACCTGCTCACGGCGCGAGAGCCGGGCCTGGTGGGCGTGCTCGGCGGCGGCCTCGCCGGCCAGGGCGCCTCGATCCGCATCCGCGGCAACTCGTCGCTCTCGCAGTCGAACGAGCCGATCATCTTCATCGACGGCGTCCGCATGAACAACGGGGCGAGCGGCGGCGGCGGCGGTGGCGGTGCCACCACCCGTCTCGACGACATCGACCCGAACACCATCGAGCGCGTCGAGGTCCTGAAGGGCGCCGCGGCGGCCACGCTCTACGGCACCGAGGCGTCCAACGGCGTGATCCAGATCTTCACCAAGGTCGGCTCGCAGGGCGCCCCGCGCTGGTCGTTCAACGCCGAGCAGTCGGCGATGCGCTTCCCGGACCGCGTGGCGGCCAACACCGGCTTCGCCCGGACGCAGGGCCAGGCCGACTCGCTGACCGCGTTCTACGGCCGCACCATCAGGCCCTTCGAGACCATCTCCACCAACGTCTTCCGTGACAACCTCACCGAGACGGGCATGGGCACGACGGTCGGCGCCAACGTCACCGGCGGCGGCAACGCCGTGACGTACTTCGCCAGCGGCCGCGTGTACAGCGAGGACGGCCCGTTCGGCGGCAAGCAGCTCGGCGTGGCGTCGGACGAGATCCGCCGCATCCAGACGTCGGCCAACCTGACGCTGACGCCGTTCAAGAACTTCCGGATGCGCTTCAACAACAACTACTACAACATCGCGCAGAAGTCGCCGGAAACGAACAACAACATCTACGGCGTGAACTCGCTGGCCTACATGGCCCGCCCGGAGCGTGCGAACTGCAACGCCTCGGCCAACGTCGGTGATGGCACCTGCACCGGTCCCGGCAACATGTTCGGCAACCAGGCGTTCATGACCGTGCGTGAGTCGATGGGCCAGATCAACGAGACGGCCGTGTCGCGCTATGTGGGCTCGCTGGACATGTCGTACAACCAGACCACGAACCTCACCTACAGCGCCACGCTCGGCTACGACTACACGGCCGGCCGTGACATCGGGTTCTCGCGCTTCGGCTACAACGTGGACCTGTTCACGTCGCAGACCGTGACCGGCGCCCGCAGCGTGTTCAACGACAACACCCGCGTCGGCACCCTCGACGCCAAGGTCGCGTACAACCGCAACTTCGGCTCCAGCTGGAGCACCGCCACCGTCGGCGGTGTGCAGGTCTTCAACACCAACCAGAAGACCACCAGCGCCAACTCCCAGGCCTTCCCGGGCCCGGGCATCGAGGTCGTCGGGGCCGGCGGCACCGCCATCACCAACGGCGAGTCGCTCCTGACCACCATCAACGGTGGCTATTTCGGCCAGAGCCAGATCGGCTGGAACGACTGGATCTTCGGCACCGTCGGCGGCCGCTACGACTTCTCGAGCGCGTTCGGCGAGAACTCGCCCGGTGTGTTCTACCCGAAGGCCTCGCTCTCCATCGTGCCGTCGGATCGCAAGTCGTGGAGCAGCACCCGCCTCTCCACCCTGCGCTTCCGCGCGGCCTGGGGCCAGTCGGGCCGCCAGCCGGGCGCCTTCGACAAGTTCACCACGTTCCAGCCGCTGACGTCGGAGTTCGGCGCCGGCCTGGCACCGCAGAACCTCGGCAGCGAGGACCTGAAGCCCGAGATCTCCACCGAGATCGAGGGTGGCTTCGAGGCCGGCTTCTTCGACAACCGCCTCGCCTTCGAGTTCACGGCCTGGGATCGCAAGGTCCGCGACGCCCTCGTCTCCCGGCAGTTCCCGACGTCCGGCGGCTTCCGCAACACGCAGCTGACGAACATCGGCGAGATCTCGGCCAACGGCCTGGAACTCAACGTCCGCTTCTTCCCGATCCGCACCGCCACCAGCGCACTCGAGCTGTTCGCGAACGCGGCGTACCTGAAGCAGACGCTCACCAGCCTGGGCGGTGCGCCGCCGATCAAGGTCGGTTACTTCCGCTACCGTGGCTTCCTGAAGGAAGGCGATCCGCTCGGCTCGCTGTATGAGCCGCTGCTGGCCACCGCCTGCCCGGCGGGCGGCCCGGCCACGAACTCGGCCAACAAGCCGATCGCCTGCTACAACCCGGCGACCGAAGCCCCGATCAACTTCAACGGCCGCGGCACCGCCGCGACGCAGGCGGAACTGCTCGCCTACTTCGCCACCCCGCGCGACCTGCTCAACTCGGGTGTCCAGAGCACGCTGCAGCCGCTCCTGGCCGACTACCAGGGCACGGGCATCCTGTTCGAGCAGCGCAACGGTGACGTGTTCCCCGACTGGACCGGCGCCCTCGGCGGCTCGTACCGTTTCCGCAAGAACTGGAAGGTGCAGACGCTGTTCGAGTACCGCACCGGCTTCCAGGTCCAGAACCTGACCGACGGCTTCCGCCTGTCGCAGCACCCGTCGATCGGCTCCAACCGGGCCGAGTTCACGGCGATCCACTCCACGCTGCTGAATCCGGCGTCCACGCCGGAACAGCGCCTGGCAGCGGCCCAGCTCTACGTGACGAAGTACCGTCGCCTGCTGGAGCCGGGCCTGAACCAGGGCCAGGACGGCACCTTCCTGCGCCTGCGCGAGCTGGCCATGACCTACGACGTGAGCCCGACGCTCGCCTCGAAGCTCGGTGCCCGCACCATGAGCATCACGGCCTCCGGCCGCAACCTGCTCATCTGGACCAAGTACCCGGGCGTGGATCCGGAGGTGAACGCCATCGACCGCTCCGCCTCGACGCTCGACCAGAACTTCCTGACGAGCACCGAAGCCTTCGGCGTGCCGGTGTATCGTCGCTTTGCCTTCTCGGTCAACTTCGGCTTCTAA
- a CDS encoding carbon starvation protein A: protein MRSVRSILLWILIAAAGAFALGRVALSRGESISAAWLLTAAICTYLVGYRFYARFIATSIFALDPDRATPAVRKADGHDYVPTNKWVVFGHHFAAIAGPGPLVGPTLAAQFGFLPGALWIIIGVVLGGAVQDFVILCASVRRDGRSLGQMAKDEIGPVAGITALVAVLGIMVVLISVLALVVVNALKSSPWGTVTISLTIPIAMFMGLYLRYVRPDKVLEASAIGLVMLAGALWAGQWVAENPALAPMFTLSGPTLALLIMGYGFAASVLPVWLLLAPRDYLSAFVKIGVVVALAVGILLVLPPLQMPAVTRFVDGTGPVFSGKVFPFVFITIACGAISGFHALIASGTTPKLLSREPDAKLVGYGAMLTESLVAIMALIAACVLTPGVYFAINAPVAALGTTAESAALAVQQWGFVLQPGEMDALAKSVGESSLLSRTGGAPSLAVGMAHLFDRALGGGGMALWYHFAIMFEALFILTTLDAGTRVGRFMLQDLGGQVWPKFRDVTWTPAVWIASAVFVAMWGHFLYQGVTDPLGGINSLWPLFGMANQLLAAVALCVGTTVIIRMGKARHAWVTMLPLAWLLVVVLTAGWQKLFSPDPRIGFLSHAAKFADLHAAGTLPPGVKSLEALPRIVFNDRLDAAVAAFFLVSVLVIVFESVRMWLGVLGGRVPAGSSEVPAQSATLFAAD from the coding sequence ATGCGCTCCGTCCGATCGATTCTGCTCTGGATCCTGATCGCCGCCGCCGGCGCCTTCGCGCTCGGCCGCGTGGCGCTCTCGCGCGGAGAGTCCATCAGTGCCGCCTGGCTGCTCACTGCCGCCATCTGCACGTACCTCGTCGGCTACCGGTTCTACGCGCGCTTCATCGCCACGTCGATCTTCGCCCTCGACCCCGACCGCGCCACGCCGGCGGTGCGCAAGGCGGACGGGCACGACTACGTGCCGACGAACAAATGGGTCGTCTTCGGGCATCACTTCGCCGCCATCGCCGGCCCGGGCCCGCTGGTCGGACCCACCCTCGCCGCGCAGTTCGGGTTCCTGCCCGGCGCCCTCTGGATCATCATCGGCGTGGTCCTCGGCGGCGCGGTCCAGGACTTCGTCATTCTCTGCGCCAGTGTCCGGCGTGACGGGCGCTCGCTCGGCCAGATGGCGAAGGACGAGATCGGCCCCGTGGCCGGCATCACGGCGCTGGTCGCGGTGCTCGGCATCATGGTGGTGCTGATCTCGGTGCTGGCGCTGGTGGTGGTGAACGCCCTCAAGTCCAGCCCGTGGGGCACGGTGACGATCAGCCTCACCATTCCCATTGCGATGTTCATGGGGCTGTACCTGCGCTACGTGCGCCCCGACAAGGTGCTGGAGGCGAGCGCGATCGGGCTGGTGATGCTGGCGGGTGCGTTGTGGGCCGGCCAGTGGGTGGCCGAGAATCCGGCGCTGGCCCCGATGTTCACGCTGAGCGGGCCCACGCTGGCGCTGCTGATCATGGGATACGGGTTCGCCGCCAGCGTGCTGCCGGTGTGGTTGCTGCTGGCCCCGCGCGACTACCTGAGCGCCTTCGTGAAGATCGGCGTGGTGGTGGCCCTGGCGGTGGGGATCCTGCTGGTGCTGCCGCCGCTGCAGATGCCGGCGGTGACCCGGTTCGTGGACGGCACCGGCCCGGTGTTCAGCGGGAAGGTCTTTCCCTTCGTCTTCATCACCATCGCCTGCGGGGCGATCAGCGGGTTCCACGCCCTGATCGCCAGCGGGACGACGCCGAAGCTGCTGTCGCGCGAGCCGGATGCCAAGCTCGTCGGCTACGGCGCCATGCTCACCGAATCGCTGGTGGCGATCATGGCGCTCATCGCCGCCTGCGTGCTCACGCCGGGCGTCTACTTCGCGATCAATGCCCCGGTGGCGGCGCTCGGGACCACCGCCGAGAGTGCGGCCCTGGCGGTGCAGCAGTGGGGGTTCGTGCTGCAGCCGGGGGAGATGGATGCCCTGGCGAAGAGCGTGGGCGAGAGTTCGCTGCTGAGCCGCACCGGCGGGGCGCCGTCACTGGCAGTGGGGATGGCCCACCTCTTCGACCGCGCCCTCGGCGGCGGCGGCATGGCGCTCTGGTACCACTTCGCGATCATGTTCGAGGCGCTCTTCATCCTCACCACGCTCGATGCCGGCACGCGCGTGGGCCGCTTCATGCTGCAGGACCTGGGGGGCCAGGTGTGGCCGAAGTTCCGTGACGTGACCTGGACGCCGGCGGTGTGGATCGCGAGTGCGGTGTTCGTCGCGATGTGGGGACATTTCCTCTACCAGGGCGTGACCGACCCGCTCGGCGGGATCAATTCCCTCTGGCCGCTGTTCGGCATGGCGAACCAGTTGCTGGCGGCGGTGGCGCTCTGCGTCGGCACCACGGTGATCATCCGCATGGGCAAGGCGCGGCATGCGTGGGTGACCATGCTGCCACTGGCGTGGCTGCTGGTGGTGGTGCTCACCGCCGGATGGCAGAAGCTGTTCAGTCCCGACCCGCGCATCGGCTTCCTGTCGCACGCGGCGAAGTTCGCCGACCTGCACGCGGCGGGCACGCTGCCCCCAGGGGTGAAGTCGCTGGAGGCTTTGCCGCGCATCGTGTTCAATGACCGGCTCGACGCGGCGGTGGCGGCGTTCTTCCTGGTCTCGGTGCTGGTGATCGTGTTCGAGTCGGTGCGGATGTGGCTCGGCGTGCTGGGCGGGCGGGTGCCGGCGGGGAGCAGCGAGGTCCCCGCGCAGTCGGCGACGTTGTTTGCGGCAGACTGA
- a CDS encoding M20/M25/M40 family metallo-hydrolase, with translation MPSRFAPRPTSLRGSVAPVLQAACSHLEAINAQVLAWQCDVTRVPAPTGSEGARAAWMAERFAAIGWRDVRVDATGNVIARRPGAAGSRAAVWCCSHLDTVFDEPAPAVQVQGTRYSGPGIGDNGRGLAALLAIGTAMEAAALSPPHEVVLACTVGEEGLGDLRGMRALMREASPAPHAVIAIDGAGDDRIVHAALGSTRLRVTVQGPGGHSWADYGVANPVHAAAAMVSALQAILLPRDPRTTLTVARIGGGEGINSVPLAAWFDLDLRSTSAEVLADVERTLRQAVSRVERSENNRRLTDTAPLTTTVEHLGSRPSGALSEESALVRIARQATTAIGVTPRLSIGSTDASIPIAMGIPAIAIGAGGRGGGTHTPAEWYDDEGGVRGLQRAWLIVAGAAGLR, from the coding sequence ATGCCGTCCCGTTTCGCCCCCCGCCCCACCTCGCTGCGTGGCAGCGTCGCGCCGGTGCTCCAGGCCGCCTGTTCACACCTCGAGGCGATCAATGCGCAGGTGCTGGCCTGGCAGTGCGACGTGACCCGCGTGCCGGCGCCGACCGGTTCGGAGGGCGCGCGCGCGGCGTGGATGGCGGAGCGTTTCGCGGCGATCGGCTGGCGCGACGTGCGGGTTGATGCCACCGGCAACGTCATCGCGCGGCGCCCGGGGGCGGCCGGCTCGCGCGCTGCCGTGTGGTGCTGCTCGCACCTGGACACGGTTTTCGACGAGCCGGCCCCCGCGGTGCAGGTGCAGGGCACGCGCTATTCGGGGCCTGGCATCGGAGACAACGGCCGCGGCCTCGCCGCGCTGCTGGCCATCGGCACCGCGATGGAGGCCGCAGCGCTCTCGCCGCCGCACGAGGTGGTGCTGGCCTGCACGGTGGGGGAAGAGGGCCTGGGTGACCTGCGCGGGATGCGCGCCCTGATGCGCGAGGCCTCACCGGCGCCGCACGCCGTGATCGCGATCGATGGCGCCGGCGACGACCGCATCGTGCACGCCGCACTCGGCAGCACGCGGCTGCGCGTGACCGTGCAGGGGCCGGGCGGGCACAGCTGGGCCGACTACGGGGTCGCGAATCCCGTGCACGCCGCCGCCGCGATGGTGAGCGCCCTGCAGGCCATCCTCCTGCCGCGCGACCCGCGCACCACGCTCACGGTGGCGCGCATCGGCGGCGGCGAGGGGATCAACAGCGTGCCGCTGGCGGCGTGGTTCGACCTGGACCTGCGCAGCACCAGCGCCGAGGTGCTGGCCGACGTCGAGCGCACGCTGCGGCAGGCGGTGTCTCGGGTGGAGCGCAGCGAGAACAACCGCCGCCTCACCGACACCGCCCCGCTCACCACCACCGTCGAGCACCTCGGCAGCCGGCCATCGGGGGCGCTGAGTGAGGAGTCGGCGCTGGTGCGCATCGCGCGGCAGGCGACGACGGCGATCGGGGTCACGCCACGCCTCTCGATCGGCAGCACCGACGCCAGCATCCCGATCGCGATGGGCATTCCCGCGATCGCCATCGGCGCCGGCGGCCGCGGCGGCGGCACGCACACGCCGGCCGAGTGGTACGACGACGAGGGCGGTGTCCGGGGGCTGCAGCGGGCGTGGTTGATCGTCGCTGGGGCTGCTGGACTGCGCTGA
- a CDS encoding cupin domain-containing protein, whose amino-acid sequence MSGPFDIRTVPKPWGHETIWALTDRYCGKILHITAGEALSVQYHNVKDETVHLLSGHLLYRVQIDGQLTDVHLKQGESYRITPGTIHQMEAVTDCDVLEVSTPDLDDVVRLTDRYGREGTSAA is encoded by the coding sequence ATGAGTGGACCTTTCGACATCCGCACCGTCCCGAAGCCCTGGGGCCACGAGACGATCTGGGCGCTGACCGATCGTTATTGCGGGAAGATCCTGCACATCACGGCCGGCGAGGCGCTGAGCGTGCAGTACCACAACGTCAAGGATGAGACCGTCCACCTGCTCAGCGGCCACCTGCTGTACCGGGTCCAGATCGACGGCCAGCTCACCGACGTGCACCTGAAGCAGGGCGAGAGCTACCGCATCACGCCGGGCACCATCCACCAGATGGAGGCGGTGACCGACTGCGACGTGCTCGAGGTCTCGACCCCGGATCTCGACGACGTGGTCCGGCTCACGGACCGGTACGGCCGCGAAGGGACCAGCGCGGCGTAA
- a CDS encoding M1 family metallopeptidase, with protein sequence MPLLRPATLLAAAMLATAAASAQRIGTTPASGDTTGYWQQRANYDIIARLDEAKQAVVATGTLKYTNNSGDVLTELYFHQHLNAFRPYSKWSDRDDREGRTRFQNLEEPAFAYERFTARPTVDGVSVTVDYPGAPDSTVARIALPTPLRPGQTVTVAFAWEARPSTTFRRQGRRGRHYDFAQWYPKVAVYDRGGWQPNALVPAGEFYGEFGDFRVTLVLAQDQVVGATGVPVSGDPGWERARRGGQSSVNLQRTAYGVAPTTAIVPEAPPAMKTVVFEARNVHHFAWSTDPDFRYEGASHVRPAAGRGRATDARSRDTVAVHVLYRPGADSTWGGGIVAQRTTDALTWLEQMYGPYAYPQVTILHRLDNSGTEFPMLVMNGSASYELILHEVGHIYTYGILANNEWRSGWLDEGLTSYQTSWRLGDTPQERAAAALSRDPRWVAPRLDGAALQRRDRFIQSAEPVSTNAEVFSSFNVYNNMVYERAEQMYGALRDVVGEDGFRRVWPEYYGRWALRHVDRLALQKSVERVTGTSLGWFFDQWLDSVGEVRYELKDVATTQRRTEWVTTARLVRIGAYRHPMPVGVRTATGWTFVRGDALKDDQRITVTTPEQPDLVRLDPLALTDDVRAGSQQWPPPIP encoded by the coding sequence ATGCCACTCCTCCGGCCCGCCACCCTTCTGGCCGCGGCAATGCTGGCGACAGCGGCCGCCAGCGCCCAGCGCATCGGCACCACGCCCGCCAGCGGTGACACCACCGGCTACTGGCAGCAGCGCGCGAACTACGACATCATCGCGCGCCTCGACGAGGCGAAGCAGGCCGTCGTCGCCACCGGCACGCTGAAGTACACGAACAACTCCGGTGACGTGCTCACCGAGCTGTACTTCCACCAGCACCTCAATGCGTTCCGGCCGTACTCCAAGTGGAGCGACCGCGACGACCGTGAAGGGCGCACGCGCTTCCAGAACCTGGAGGAGCCGGCGTTCGCCTACGAGCGCTTCACGGCGCGGCCCACCGTGGACGGCGTGTCTGTCACGGTGGACTACCCCGGCGCGCCGGACAGCACCGTCGCGCGCATCGCGCTCCCGACGCCGCTGCGGCCTGGCCAGACGGTGACGGTGGCCTTCGCCTGGGAGGCACGGCCCAGCACCACCTTCCGGCGGCAGGGGCGCCGCGGGCGCCATTACGACTTCGCCCAGTGGTACCCGAAGGTGGCCGTCTACGACCGCGGCGGCTGGCAGCCGAACGCGCTGGTGCCGGCGGGAGAGTTCTATGGCGAGTTCGGCGACTTCCGCGTCACGCTGGTGCTGGCGCAGGACCAGGTGGTCGGGGCCACCGGTGTGCCGGTGTCGGGTGATCCCGGGTGGGAACGCGCGCGCCGCGGTGGCCAGTCTTCCGTGAACCTGCAGCGCACCGCCTACGGCGTGGCGCCGACGACCGCCATCGTGCCCGAGGCGCCGCCGGCGATGAAGACGGTGGTGTTCGAGGCGCGGAACGTGCACCACTTCGCCTGGAGCACCGATCCCGACTTCCGCTACGAGGGCGCCAGCCATGTGCGCCCTGCGGCGGGCCGTGGCCGCGCGACGGATGCCCGCAGCCGTGACACCGTCGCCGTGCACGTGTTGTATCGTCCCGGCGCCGACAGCACGTGGGGCGGTGGCATCGTGGCCCAGCGCACCACCGATGCGCTCACCTGGCTCGAGCAGATGTACGGGCCGTACGCGTACCCGCAGGTCACGATCCTGCACCGCCTCGACAACAGCGGCACCGAGTTCCCGATGCTGGTGATGAACGGCAGCGCCTCGTACGAGCTGATCCTGCACGAGGTGGGGCACATCTACACGTATGGCATCCTCGCCAACAACGAGTGGCGCTCGGGATGGCTGGACGAGGGGCTCACCAGCTACCAGACGTCGTGGCGGCTGGGCGACACGCCGCAGGAGCGTGCCGCTGCGGCGCTCTCGCGCGACCCACGCTGGGTGGCCCCGCGACTGGACGGCGCGGCGTTGCAGCGGCGGGACCGCTTCATCCAGTCCGCCGAGCCGGTGAGCACCAATGCGGAGGTGTTCTCCTCGTTCAACGTGTACAACAACATGGTCTACGAGCGCGCGGAGCAGATGTACGGCGCGTTGCGCGACGTGGTGGGCGAGGATGGCTTCCGGCGCGTCTGGCCGGAGTACTACGGCCGGTGGGCGCTGCGGCACGTGGACCGCCTGGCGCTGCAGAAGAGCGTCGAGCGCGTGACCGGCACGTCGCTGGGCTGGTTCTTCGACCAGTGGCTGGACAGCGTGGGTGAGGTCCGGTACGAGTTGAAGGACGTGGCCACCACCCAGCGCCGCACCGAGTGGGTGACCACGGCCCGGCTGGTTCGTATAGGAGCATATCGGCATCCGATGCCGGTGGGGGTCCGCACGGCCACCGGCTGGACCTTCGTGCGCGGCGATGCCCTGAAGGACGACCAGCGGATCACGGTCACGACGCCGGAGCAGCCCGACCTCGTGCGCCTGGATCCGCTCGCGCTCACCGACGACGTGCGGGCCGGCAGCCAGCAGTGGCCGCCCCCGATTCCCTGA